One stretch of Phycisphaerae bacterium DNA includes these proteins:
- the infB gene encoding translation initiation factor IF-2, protein MSDKLRVHTLSKELGVTSKAIIEKCKSEGVEGVTNHMSALSAGLAETIREWFSAAGHKTAVEEAAPVDIDAVRIKRKGTRRKKAEAPKETAVEEAGEQVVVAAVVAEPAPPTAPAEVVVVPPVVETRAGGAEQAPPAVVIGEPEPPSSPPAEAPPAVPAEEPVVAKPAAQAPAAAPPKPPEPVRPAGPQNVPAPAQMRGPKIVGYARPDPVTRPVPRAPKGPAVVPEPLEFEGGGHKRGKGGKGPVYDDVPGKKGRQRLNPRRSTTSLYEIGERLREWNDRDLLERQERLQSASGRGIHHRAREKAAESAPARIAPRKTKAEVTEPIILHELCSATGVGMAQIMPKLMHDHNMGLVHRNTVIPTEIAEMVMLDFGVEIQVVKPKTELDKLIEEFASRERKNPQPRPPVVTMLGHVDHGKTSLLDAIRKTSVAAGEAGGITQHIGAYRVERGNLSVTFLDTPGHEAFTAMRARGAHLTDVVVLVVAADDGVMPQTVEAINHAKAAKVTIIVALNKIDLPGVDINKIYGQLSELGLAPTEWGGEIDVVKTSAVTGQGVPELIEHLGMLTELLNLRADPDVPATGTVIEAQMTQGVGPLARVLIREGTLRPGAFIVCGSAAGRVRVMRDDLGRQIDEALPGYPVELAGLDEVPNAGENFYQVDSLQRAKAVAESVRNQRRANVLTRARKPQTLEELVRQREGEAVPELNIILKADVQGSLDALNKALSEIPSEQVKLHFLHAGIGAVTESDVVLAAASNALVVGFNVVADPSAQRLAETEGVDIRLYRVIYNLIDDVRNALEGLLPKERTEEKRGRAEVREVFRISRVGAVAGCMVTEGPILRSHLARVIRDGQIIVPTADDLKRERHRAIASLRRFKDDVREVRAGMECGIRIENFDDIKPGDVIETYEIVETTRKL, encoded by the coding sequence TTGTCGGATAAGCTTCGGGTCCACACGCTGAGCAAGGAACTGGGCGTCACCAGCAAGGCGATCATCGAGAAGTGCAAGAGCGAAGGCGTCGAAGGGGTGACGAACCACATGTCCGCGCTCTCGGCCGGCCTGGCGGAGACAATCCGGGAGTGGTTCAGTGCTGCCGGCCACAAGACGGCTGTTGAGGAAGCGGCCCCCGTGGACATCGATGCCGTGCGTATCAAGCGCAAGGGCACCCGGAGGAAGAAGGCAGAGGCTCCGAAGGAGACGGCGGTCGAGGAAGCGGGTGAGCAGGTTGTGGTTGCGGCTGTTGTTGCTGAGCCCGCCCCCCCCACGGCGCCGGCGGAGGTTGTGGTTGTCCCGCCGGTCGTGGAAACACGGGCGGGTGGGGCGGAGCAAGCTCCACCGGCCGTCGTGATCGGCGAGCCGGAGCCTCCGTCATCTCCGCCAGCGGAAGCGCCGCCGGCGGTCCCGGCCGAGGAGCCTGTTGTGGCCAAGCCGGCTGCCCAAGCTCCTGCGGCTGCCCCGCCGAAACCTCCCGAGCCCGTGCGTCCGGCCGGGCCGCAGAATGTGCCCGCCCCTGCCCAAATGCGCGGACCCAAGATTGTCGGTTATGCTCGGCCTGATCCTGTGACGCGCCCCGTTCCGCGGGCACCCAAGGGGCCGGCGGTGGTTCCGGAGCCGTTGGAGTTTGAGGGGGGCGGACACAAACGCGGCAAAGGAGGCAAGGGCCCGGTCTACGACGATGTGCCGGGCAAGAAGGGCCGCCAGCGGCTCAACCCGCGGCGCTCAACCACCTCTCTCTATGAGATTGGCGAGCGTCTTCGGGAATGGAACGACCGTGACCTGCTCGAACGTCAGGAGCGCCTGCAGTCGGCCAGCGGGCGGGGCATCCATCATCGGGCAAGGGAGAAGGCCGCCGAGTCGGCGCCCGCTCGAATCGCCCCGCGCAAGACCAAGGCCGAGGTCACCGAGCCGATCATTCTTCATGAGCTGTGTTCCGCCACGGGCGTGGGGATGGCCCAGATCATGCCGAAGCTGATGCACGATCACAACATGGGGCTCGTGCATCGCAACACGGTGATTCCCACCGAGATCGCCGAGATGGTGATGCTGGATTTCGGGGTCGAGATACAGGTGGTCAAGCCGAAGACGGAGCTCGACAAGCTGATTGAAGAGTTCGCGAGCCGCGAGCGCAAGAACCCGCAGCCTCGTCCTCCGGTTGTAACGATGCTCGGCCACGTTGACCATGGCAAGACGAGCCTGCTTGACGCGATCCGAAAGACCTCGGTAGCGGCGGGTGAGGCGGGCGGCATCACCCAGCACATCGGCGCTTACCGTGTGGAGCGCGGCAACCTGTCGGTAACGTTCCTGGATACGCCGGGTCATGAGGCCTTCACGGCGATGCGGGCGCGAGGGGCCCATCTCACCGACGTCGTTGTTCTTGTCGTTGCCGCCGACGACGGGGTGATGCCTCAGACGGTCGAGGCGATCAACCATGCCAAGGCCGCCAAAGTCACCATCATCGTGGCTTTGAACAAGATCGATCTGCCGGGAGTGGACATCAACAAGATCTACGGCCAGCTTTCCGAGCTTGGGCTGGCGCCCACCGAGTGGGGCGGGGAAATCGACGTTGTGAAGACATCCGCCGTCACCGGCCAGGGCGTCCCGGAGTTGATCGAGCATCTGGGAATGCTCACGGAGTTGTTGAACCTGCGGGCGGACCCCGACGTGCCGGCCACCGGCACGGTCATCGAAGCCCAGATGACTCAGGGAGTCGGTCCCCTTGCTCGCGTATTGATTCGGGAGGGCACGCTCAGGCCGGGGGCTTTCATCGTGTGTGGCAGCGCCGCGGGGCGCGTCCGGGTGATGCGGGACGATCTCGGCAGACAGATTGACGAGGCCCTGCCGGGCTATCCCGTCGAGCTGGCCGGACTGGATGAAGTGCCCAACGCAGGTGAAAACTTCTATCAGGTGGATTCATTGCAGCGGGCCAAGGCGGTGGCCGAGTCGGTCCGGAATCAGCGACGGGCGAATGTTCTGACCCGGGCGCGCAAGCCGCAGACGCTGGAAGAGCTGGTGCGGCAGCGTGAGGGCGAGGCGGTTCCCGAGTTGAACATCATCCTGAAGGCCGATGTTCAGGGTTCCCTGGATGCCCTGAACAAGGCCTTGAGCGAGATTCCGAGCGAGCAGGTGAAGCTCCATTTCCTGCACGCCGGCATCGGGGCGGTGACGGAAAGCGACGTCGTGCTGGCTGCAGCGAGCAATGCGTTGGTAGTCGGCTTCAACGTGGTGGCGGACCCGAGCGCTCAACGGCTCGCCGAGACCGAGGGCGTGGACATCCGGTTGTACCGGGTGATCTACAACCTGATTGACGACGTTCGGAACGCGTTGGAGGGCCTGTTGCCGAAGGAGAGGACCGAAGAGAAGCGCGGCCGGGCCGAGGTGCGCGAGGTTTTCCGCATTTCCCGCGTCGGGGCCGTTGCCGGCTGCATGGTGACCGAGGGGCCGATCCTGCGGTCACACCTGGCGCGGGTGATCCGCGACGGGCAGATTATTGTTCCGACGGCGGACGATCTGAAGCGGGAACGGCACAGGGCGATCGCATCCCTGCGGCGGTTCAAAGATGACGTTCGAGAGGTTCGCGCAGGGATGGAGTGCGGGATCCGGATCGAAAACTTCGATGACATCAAACCCGGGGACGTCATCGAGACGTATGAAATCGTTGAGACGACCCGCAAATTGTAG
- a CDS encoding DUF503 domain-containing protein: MASDRMVVGTLSLRLAIFDAYSLKDKRRVVNSLKDRLKGRFNVSVAEVGSLDLRQQAELGVAMVANESRFVESALDKMVDYVRQDTSAALVDYRIEVF, from the coding sequence ATGGCCTCCGATCGGATGGTGGTGGGGACTCTCAGCCTGAGGCTGGCGATTTTTGACGCTTATTCGCTGAAGGACAAGCGGCGGGTGGTCAACAGCCTGAAAGACCGGTTGAAGGGGCGGTTCAACGTTTCGGTCGCCGAGGTCGGGTCGTTGGATCTCCGGCAACAGGCCGAGCTGGGCGTGGCGATGGTGGCGAACGAGAGCCGGTTTGTGGAGAGCGCCCTGGATAAGATGGTTGACTATGTTCGCCAGGACACATCCGCGGCGCTGGTCGACTATCGGATCGAAGTGTTCTAG
- the rbfA gene encoding 30S ribosome-binding factor RbfA translates to MRGHRPERIATIVRAVVSDAIATKLSDPRIAPLASVTRVEVSGDLEYAKVWISVLGEESIQRRTLAGLCSAAGYVQRLVGSELSIRHCPKLSFHLDTSLKKAAETIRLINEAAAEARRRVGEAESSDPEDSMEASSGEQA, encoded by the coding sequence ATGAGAGGTCACAGGCCGGAACGGATTGCGACGATCGTGAGAGCGGTGGTGAGCGACGCGATCGCGACCAAACTGAGCGATCCGCGGATCGCGCCGCTGGCGAGCGTGACCCGCGTGGAGGTGAGCGGCGACCTGGAGTACGCGAAAGTCTGGATCAGCGTGCTAGGGGAGGAGTCCATCCAGCGACGTACGCTGGCGGGTCTTTGTTCGGCGGCGGGGTACGTGCAGCGGCTGGTGGGCAGCGAGTTGTCAATCCGGCACTGTCCGAAGTTGAGTTTTCATCTTGACACCTCGCTTAAGAAGGCGGCGGAGACGATCCGGCTGATCAATGAAGCGGCAGCGGAGGCAAGACGACGGGTCGGCGAGGCGGAATCGTCCGATCCCGAAGACTCCATGGAGGCTTCCTCGGGAGAACAGGCATGA